The sequence below is a genomic window from Nocardia fluminea.
CCAGCTGACCCGGCGTCATGAAGGTGTCACCCGAGGGACGGATCGCCTCGTGCGCCTCCTGCGCGTTCTTGACCTTGCGGGTGTACTGACGCGGCGACGGCGAGACGTACTCGGCGCCGTAGAGCTGGGTCGCCTGCGAGCGAGCCGCCGCGATCGCCGACTCCGACAGCGTCGTGGAGTCGGTACGCATGTAGGTGATGTAGCCGTTTTCGTACAGCCGCTGCGCGACCCGCATCGTGCGCTCGGAGGTGAACCGCAGCTTGCGGCCCGCTTCCTGCTGCAATGTGGACGTCATGAACGGCGGGTACGGCTTGCGGGTGTACGGCTTGGCCTCGGCCGAGCTGACCTCGAGCGCGGCGCCGTCGAGCGCCTCGGCCAGCCTGCGGGCATAGGCCTCGTCGAGGACGACGACACCGGTGGCCGATTTCAGCTGGCCATCGGAACCGAAGTCGCGACCGGAGGCGACCCGGTCGCCCTTGACCTGCACCAGTCGCGCGCCGAACGTGCGCGGGTTGGTCGAATCGGACTTCTCGTCGGGGCCCGCGTCGAGCTTGGCGGCGATATCCCAGTACCCGGCGGAGCGGAACGCGATGCGCTCGCGCTCACGCTGCACGATCACCCGGGTGGCGACGGACTGCACGCGACCGGCGGACAGCCGCGGCATGACCTTCTTCCACAGCACGGGGGAGACCTCGTAGCCGTAGAGGCGGTCCAGGATGCGGCGGGTTTCCTGCGCGTCGACCAAGTCGTTGTCGAGTTCGCGCGTGTCGGCGGCCGCCGCGAGGATGGCGGGCTCGGTGATCTCGTGGAAGACCATCCGGCGAACCGGGACCTTCGGCTTGAGCGTTTCGAGCAGGTGCCAGGCGATGGCCTCGCCCTCGCGGTCGGGGTCGGTGGCGAGATAGAGCTCGTCGGCGTCGGCCAGCAAGCTCTTGAGCTCGGCGACCTTGGCCTTCTTATCCGGGTTCACCACATAGATCGGCTCGAAGTCGTGATCGACGTCGACACCGAGCCGGGCCCAGGCTTGCCCTTTGTATTTGGCGGGCACGTCGGCGGCACCGCGCGGCAAGTCGCGGATATGTCCTACCGAGGCCTCGACCGTGTAGTTACGACCCAGATAGGGCGCGATCTTGCGGGCCTTGGTCGGCGACTCGACGATCACGAGACGACGCAGGGGTCGGCCCTGGTCGGCTGAACTGCGGTCTCGTGTTGCCACCGGCGAACACCTTCCTTCTAGATCCGCGCGTCGGGAGGTCCGCTCGGTGCGCGGCTGGGGCAGACGGCGACGTTCGGACATCACCACCAGTGACGTTTATACCCTGCGCACTTGGGGTAGAGGCATTTGCGGCGTTTCACGACGCGGGCGCTGTCCTGGGCGATGGTACCCGGAAATGACTCGTCCCCCTCCTCCGCATGCGGAGGAGGGGGACGAGGCGTTGTTGTGTTTCGCAGCTCAGGAGAGCGCGCGAACGCCGGTGGCCTGCGGGCCCTTGGTGCCCTGGCCGACCTCGAACTCGACCTTCTGGTTTTCCTCGAGGGTACGGAAGCCCGTGCCCTGGATCTCCGAGTAGTGGACGAAGACGTCAGCGGAGCCGTCCTCGGGCGCGATGAAGCCGAACCCCTTCTCCGCGTTGAACCACTTCACAGTTCCCTGTGCCATTCTGTTTCCTTCTCTTTCTACCGGAAACGGCGGACAACTGGGTTCGTCCACCGGGCCCGTTCCGACCGCTGTACTGTTGGTCCCCCTGCAAGGAAATCCTGAGCACGGCGTTCGCAACAACGATCCTGCTGATGGTTTGGACCTTGGATCCGTCCCTCGAACACAGAAGCTTGCGACCGAGACCCAGTGAACCATGTCTCTGCGCAATTCGACAGTCGAGTTACCGAGTATTTGCAAAATTCATGATCTTGCGAATGTGCAGGTAAGGGAGAGATTGGGTGTATCCGTACTTTCGGTCTGTTTGCTTCTTGATAACCGAGTGAGCTTCCAGCAAACATGCTGTGACCCAGATCGCTACTGGGTTACGAAATCCCAGGTAGTGGTTGTCGCACACACACGTTTCACACTTCGCGTGTCGCGCGAGAGGAGGACTGGATGAATCCGGCAGACCGGACCGGCGTCAGAGAGCGCGATACGGGCGAGAGCTACGGGCGATCGTTGCTGAATCGTGTCCTGACCGAGGCGGCTGCCGGCGGCGACCCGTTGACCCACGTAGCCGAGCTGCCCGCCCGCCACGCCCGCACCACCGCGTGGCCGGAGTGGGTGCCATCGGGCCTGGTCACAGCCCTGGACGCGCAGGAGATCACGCTGCCGTGGGAACACCAGACCCGCACGGCCGAACTCGCGGCGTCCGGCAACCACGTCGTGGTGAGCACGGGAACCGCGTCCGGGAAATCGCTCGGCTACCAGTTGCCGGTGCTCACCGCGCTGCACGACGAACCGCGGGCCACCGCGCTCTACCTCTCCCCCACCAAGGCACTCGGCGCCGATCAGCTGCGTGCCGTCGGCAGCCTGATCCACGACAATCCGCTGCGCGAGGCGCATCCGGCGAGCTATGACGGCGACACTCCCGCCGAGGTCAGGCAGTGGGTTCGGGCCAACGCACGCTGGATCTTCACCAATCCCGACATGCTGCACGTCGGGATTCTCCGTTCCCATCAGCGCTGGGCACGGGTGCTGCGCAACCTGCGCTATGTCGTGGTCGACGAATGCCACGCATATAGAGGAGTGTTCGGTTCGCATGTAGCGCTGGTGTTGCGCAGGCTGCGTCGGCTCGCCCGGTGCTACGGCGCCGACCCGGTGTTCATCCTGTGCTCGGCCACCAGCGCCGACCCGGCCGCGTCGGCGAGCAGGCTGATCGGGGCACCGGTCGTCGCCGTCACCGAGGACGGGTCGCCGCGCGGAGCCCGGACCGTCGCCCTGTGGGAACCACCGCTGAGCGCCACGCAGACCGGCGAGAACGGAGCGCCGGTGCGACGCACCGCGACCAGTGAGGCAGCCAAGATCATGGCGGCGCTGGTGGCCGAGGGTGCCCGGACGCTGACCTTCGTTCGGTCGCGGCGCGGCGCCGAACTGATCGCGCTCGACGCGCGCCGGGTCCTCGCGGAAACCGCTCCCGAGCTGCAGGAACGGGTTGCCGCGTATCGCGCGGGTTATCTGGCCGAGGACCGGCGGGAGCTCGAACAGTCGCTGTCGCAGGGGACACTGCTCGGCGCGGCCAGTACCAACGCGCTCGAACTCGGCGTCGACATCGCGGGCCTCGACGCCGTGGTCATCGCCGGTTTCCCCGGGACCGTCGCCTCGTTCTGGCAACAGGCCGGGCGTGCGGGCAGGAGAACGCAGGGTTCGCTGGTGGTGCTCGTAGCTACCGACGATCCTCTCGACACCTACCTGGTACATCACCCGGAAGCGCTGCTCGACCGGCCGATCGAGGCCACCATCACCGACCCGTACAACCCTTATATCCTCGGCCCCCAACTGCTGTGCGCCGCGATGGAGCTGCCCCTCACCGATGAGGAGGTGAGCGAACTCAGGGCCGACGAAGTCCTCGCCGACCTGGCTGAGCAGGGCCTGATCCGGCGCAGGCCGGGCACGCGTGGCGCGGGTGCGCGCTGGCACATCACCGCGCACACCCACCCGCACGACGACGTGGATGTACGCGGAGGGCTCGGCTCGCCGGTCGCGATCGTCGATGCCGAGACCGGACGGCTGCTCGGCACCGCCGACGCGGGCCGCGCCCCCGCCACGCTGCACACGGGAGCTGTTCATCTGCACCAGGGCGAGACCTACCTCGTCGACGAACTGGACCTCGAGGGTGGTGTCGCCTTCGTCAACGAGGTGGATCCCGGCTTCACCACCAGTTCCCGGCAGATCACCTCGATCACGGTGGAGTGGGTGATCGAGGAGCGCGTGCTCGGCGCGGTCACGGCGGCATCCGCGCAGGTGGCGGTGACCAACCAGGTCGTCGGCTACCTGCGAACCCTGGTGAGCGGTGAGGTCCTGGACCAGGTGGAGCTCGATCTGCCCGCGCACACTCTGCACACCAAGGCTGTTCTGTATACCGTCACGCCCCAGCTGCTCGCCGCCGCGGACATCACCGGCGAACAGCTTCCCGGCGCGCTGCACGCGGCCGAGCACGCGGCCATCGGCATGTTGCCGCTGGTCGCGGGCTGCGACCGGTGGGACATCGGCGGTGTCTCGATCGCCGAACATCCGGATACCGGTGCGCCGACGGTGTTCGTCTACGACGGCCAGCCCGGGGGTGCCGGCTTCGCCGAGCGTGGATTCGCCCAGCTCACGGACTGGTTATCTGCCACTTTGAGCGTGATCCACAGCTGCGCGTGCCAGGACGGCTGCCCCTCGTGCGTGCAGTCGCCCAAGTGCGGAAACGGCAACAACCCGCTGGACAAGGATGCTGCCGCGCGACTGCTGGGAGCCGTTCTCGGCGAACTGCGGGCGCACGGCGACCGACCTGCGAGTTCATGATGGGCAGGCTCCGACGGCGTGACCGGCGATACACCGCACCTCCACCAATCCTGGTCAGCCGTCCGAATTACTGCTGACCAGCGAAGTTATGTCCGCCCGCGCGCGGGGTCCGAATAAAAAGGACCACTCTTCTATTAACTGGCGCATAGCCAACCGAGCCCATCGGGGCGACTACATCGTTTTTTTCATTTTTTTCTCACCGAGATCAAAGAATGCGCATGAAATAGCGCAAAGGCACTTCCGGTTAATTCCGAATTGGTTCGGTGCGGAACAACCACCGGCCAGTGATAACACTTCCGGGTCACTCTTTCTCTTCCACCGGACCTGCCCGCGCCGACGCGCGCACAGTGCGCACGCCGAACACTCCCACTGACACATTCGCCTCGACAT
It includes:
- a CDS encoding cold-shock protein codes for the protein MAQGTVKWFNAEKGFGFIAPEDGSADVFVHYSEIQGTGFRTLEENQKVEFEVGQGTKGPQATGVRALS
- a CDS encoding DEAD/DEAH box helicase, translated to MNPADRTGVRERDTGESYGRSLLNRVLTEAAAGGDPLTHVAELPARHARTTAWPEWVPSGLVTALDAQEITLPWEHQTRTAELAASGNHVVVSTGTASGKSLGYQLPVLTALHDEPRATALYLSPTKALGADQLRAVGSLIHDNPLREAHPASYDGDTPAEVRQWVRANARWIFTNPDMLHVGILRSHQRWARVLRNLRYVVVDECHAYRGVFGSHVALVLRRLRRLARCYGADPVFILCSATSADPAASASRLIGAPVVAVTEDGSPRGARTVALWEPPLSATQTGENGAPVRRTATSEAAKIMAALVAEGARTLTFVRSRRGAELIALDARRVLAETAPELQERVAAYRAGYLAEDRRELEQSLSQGTLLGAASTNALELGVDIAGLDAVVIAGFPGTVASFWQQAGRAGRRTQGSLVVLVATDDPLDTYLVHHPEALLDRPIEATITDPYNPYILGPQLLCAAMELPLTDEEVSELRADEVLADLAEQGLIRRRPGTRGAGARWHITAHTHPHDDVDVRGGLGSPVAIVDAETGRLLGTADAGRAPATLHTGAVHLHQGETYLVDELDLEGGVAFVNEVDPGFTTSSRQITSITVEWVIEERVLGAVTAASAQVAVTNQVVGYLRTLVSGEVLDQVELDLPAHTLHTKAVLYTVTPQLLAAADITGEQLPGALHAAEHAAIGMLPLVAGCDRWDIGGVSIAEHPDTGAPTVFVYDGQPGGAGFAERGFAQLTDWLSATLSVIHSCACQDGCPSCVQSPKCGNGNNPLDKDAAARLLGAVLGELRAHGDRPASS